A genomic region of Raphanus sativus cultivar WK10039 chromosome 6, ASM80110v3, whole genome shotgun sequence contains the following coding sequences:
- the LOC108808523 gene encoding 11-beta-hydroxysteroid dehydrogenase-like 3, translating to MINTILNIFLPPLTIIFLFLLYPSYLLGKLVIRLYKHLSFENVARKVVLITGASSGIGEHVAYEYAKKGACLVLVARRRDRLEIVAQKSHQLGSGDVLVIPGDVANINDCKKLIDDTIHHFGKLDHLINNAGVFQTILFEDFTQIQDANPIMDINFWGSTYITYFAIPHLRKSKGKIIVITSGAASIPLSLASVYSASKAALVRFFETLRVELSPDIKITIVFPGVISTDMTTPHFVEKYGSDFFLSESVTKCAKAIFRGIARGETYIEEPSWLKWMFLINSVTPEMFDYLVNYLFFRYLKPYFKRD from the exons ATGATTAACACCATTCTCAATATTTTTCTTCCTCCTCTTACCATcatctttctcttcctcttgtACCCATCGTACCTTTTGGGCAAACTTGTGATTCGTCTCTATAAGCACCTGAGCTTTGAAAATGTGGCCAGAAAAGTAGTTCTAATCACTGGAGCTTCCTCCGGCATTGGAGAG CATGTAGCCTACGAGTATGCAAAGAAAGGAGCGTGTTTGGTTCTCGTTGCTCGAAGAAGGGATCGTCTAGAGATAGTAGCCCAAAAATCACATCAATTAGGATCTGGTGATGTCCTCGTCATACCTGGTGATGTTGCTAATATTAATGACTGCAAGAAGTTAATCGATGATACGATTCATCATTTTGGTAAAC TAGACCACTTGATCAACAATGCTGGTGTATTTCAAACTATTCTTTTCGAAGATTTCACTCAAATTCAAGACGCTAATCCTATTATG GATATTAACTTTTGGGGTTCAACATACATCACTTATTTTGCCATTCCTCATCTTCGAAAGAGCAAAGGAAAGATCATTGTGATTACTTCTGGTGCAGCTAGTATACCCTTGTCATTGGCGAGCGTCTATTCA GCAAGCAAAGCAGCTTTGGTGAGATTCTTTGAGACACTAAGAGTTGAGCTCAGTCCGGATATCAAAATAACAATCGTTTTCCCCGGAGTTATATCTACAGATATGACCACTCCTCACTTTGTAGAAAAG TATGGTTCAGATTTTTTCCTCTCGGAATCAGTGACTAAATGTGCAAAAGCAATCTTCAGAGGAATCGCTAGAGGAGAGACATACATAGAAGAGCCATCTTGGTTAAAATGGATGTTTTTGATAAACAGTGTGACTCCTGAAATGTTTGACTACTTAGtcaactatttattttttcgtTATCTCAAACCTTATTTCAAGCGTGATTGA